A DNA window from Engraulis encrasicolus isolate BLACKSEA-1 chromosome 3, IST_EnEncr_1.0, whole genome shotgun sequence contains the following coding sequences:
- the LOC134445323 gene encoding protein limb expression 1 homolog, translated as MSGSLLQDEKVFKDLNVVAMLHQFWEQKQEKGASVHQEENLVVYESSPSPVPPFICYVTLPGGSCFGNFQDCYTKAEARRDAARIALMNSMFNELPSRRITPEFITRSIEEAVATTNGSIEDASDPGTSIGAYCLMLESNTGRTMLEFQEIMTMFQLLHWNGSLKAFRERKCSRQNVIDYYSQHRLDECTRSHMVLDWMVREQQTPGRVSQELQGALQQLEQARRSGRELRFYKEKTEILSTALSQAYGSHHQQQQHDDQQHHHHQAQMGYCSPTGSMGRRSQDYTQLNQQIEYCSPSPYNTQYQQQQQQVDYCSPSSFSEDRWSQAETLPHYSRHSSHASHQHQQQNQQMDHCSPSSQQQQLQQQMDYCSPRSRCEDRWSQAETLPEYSRHHQRQPSQESTLTDQSYDFYSQESVNDRESLG; from the exons ATGTCTGGATCTCTCTTGCAGGACGAGAAAGTCTTCAAAGACT TAAATGTTGTGGCGATGCTCCATCAGTTTTGGGAGCAAAAGCAAGAGAAGGGAGCGTCCGTCCACCAAGAGGAGAACCTGGTGGTGTACgagtcctccccctcccccgtgCCGCCTTTCATCTGCTACGTCACGCTGCCAGGCGGGAGCTGTTTTGGCAATTTCCAG GACTGCTACACTAAGGCAGAAGCCAGACGTGACGCCGCCCGCATTGCCCTGATGAACTCCATGTTCAATGAGCTGCCCTCTCGTCGGATCACCCCTGAGTTCATCACCAGGAGCATAGAGGAGGCTGTGGCTACCACTAAT GGCTCCATTGAAGACGCCTCAGACCCCGGCACAAGCATTGGAGCCTACTGCCTCATGCTTGAATCAAACACTGGCAGAACCATGCTTGAATTTCAG GAGATCATGACAATGTTTCAACTGCTGCACTGGAATGGCTCATTAAAGGCATTCAGAGAAAGGAAATGCAGCCGACAG AACGTCATAGACTACTACTCGCAGCACCGTCTGGACGAGTGCACACGGAGCCACATGGTGTTGGACTGGATGGTGCGCGAGCAGCAGACGCCAGGCCGCGTCTCCCAGGAGCTCCAGGGGGCGCTGCAGCAGCTGGAGCAGGCCCGGCGCTCGGGACGCGAGCTGCGCTTCTACAAGGAGAAGACGGAGATCCTGAGCACGGCCCTCAGCCAGGCCTATGGcagccaccaccagcagcagcagcacgacgaccagcagcaccaccatcaccaggcGCAGATGGGGTACTGCAGCCCAACCGGCAGCATGGGCCGCCGCAGTCAGGATTACACCCAGCTGAACCAGCAGATTGAGTACTGCAGCCCCAGCCCATATAACACACAataccagcagcaacagcagcaggtggACTACTGCAGTCCCAGCAGTTTCAGTGAGGACCGCTGGTCTCAAGCCGAGACACTCCCACACTACAGTAGACACAGCAGTCACGCTagtcaccagcaccagcagcagaacCAGCAGATGGACCACTGCAGTCCCAGCTCCCAACAGCAGCAGTTGCAGCAGCAGATGGACTACTGCAGTCCCAGGAGTCGCTGTGAGGACCGCTGGTCTCAGGCAGAGACGCTGCCAGAGTACAGCAGACACCATCAGCGACAGCCCAGCCAGGAGAGCACCCTGACGGACCAAAGCTATGACTTCTACTCGCAAGAGAGTGTGAATGATAGGGAATCTCTTGGTTGA